In Spinacia oleracea cultivar Varoflay chromosome 5, BTI_SOV_V1, whole genome shotgun sequence, a single window of DNA contains:
- the LOC110806150 gene encoding protein FATTY ACID EXPORT 3, chloroplastic — protein MMMTTPDCFSLTNPNPNPNLVGISLKNKLLSSSTMASFSLAPPKSSFSLRFEAIHRCRRTLMVSGVSALPPKGLPGLSLSSRNRHVSFAASHEESSSEAEIETEKNDINKAGEASQEAWEQALASFKEQALKLQSVSQEAYEVYMKKAVVTLKDTSEKLKIQADQARQDLSVMTKELSEESRQYLATAAENSPEPVKDVVETFASARDLDDVSKVRDFYIGIPYGTILSAGGFLNFMLTGSISSIRFGVILGGILLALSVSSLRSWRKGEFSDTTLKGQAAITTILFLRDTRLVFEGLTFAGLLKVIISGAVAAFFIYRITYDNRQPNVDGEATA, from the exons ATGATGATGACGACTCCCGACTGTTTCTCTCTcacaaaccctaaccctaatcctaATTTGGTGGGAATTTCATTGAAGAACAAGCTTTTGTCGTCGTCTACAATGGCCTCCTTTTCACTTGCTCCGCCGAAATCTTCGTTTTCTCTGCGATTTGAAGCAATTCACCGTTGCCGGAGAACGTTGATGGTTTCTGGTGTGTCGGCGTTGCCACCGAAGGGCCTCCCTGGACTTAGCTTATCGAGTCGCAATCGGCATGTGTCTTTCGCTGCGTCCCACGAAGAATCT TCCTCCGAAGCGGAAATTGAAACGGAGAAGAATGATATTAACAAAGCTGGTGAAGCGTCCCAGGAAGCTTGGGAGCAAGCTCTGGCCTCTTTTAAAGAGCAAGCCTTAAAGCTACAAAGTGTTTCACAAGAAGCTTATGAAGTATATATGAAGAAGGCAGTTGTCACACTGAAGGACACCTCCGAGAAATTGAAGATTCAAGCTGATCAGGCAAGGCAAGATTTAAGTGTTATGACTAAAGAGTTGAGTGAAGAGAGTAGACAATATCTTGCTACAGCAGCAGAGAACTCTCCCGAACCTGTGAAAGATGTAGTGGAGACCTTTGCTTCTGCTCGTGATCTAGATGACGTATCCAAAGTCCGTGATTTCTATATTGGGATCCCATATG GGACGATTTTGTCAGCTGGTGGCTTCCTTAACTTTATGCTAACTGGAAGCATCTCTTCCATTAGGTTTGGTGTAATCCTCGGCGGTATTCTTTTGGCATTGAGCGTATCAAGTCTAAGATCATGGAGAAAAGGGGAGTTCAGTGATACGACCTTGAAAGGGCAGGCAG CAATAACTACTATTCTATTTTTAAGGGACACACGGCTGGTGTTTGAG GGATTGACATTTGCTGGACTTCTGAAAGTGATCATCAG TGGGGCTGTTGCAGCTTTCTTCATATATAGGATTACCTATGACAATAGACAACCAAATGTTGATGGGGAGGCTACAGCTTGA